The Candidatus Coatesbacteria bacterium sequence GGGGATCCCGCCCGGCGTGGCGCTTCGCGCTGTAACGACCCCGCTGCCGCGGCTTCAGCATTCCCTGGTATCCCTACCGAGAAACGGCCTATGTACTGTCCCAACTGCGGTCAAGAGAACCCGGATCAGGCGCGCTTCTGTCGGCACTGCGGCTCGAGGATGCCGGAGACGCCGACGGAAACGACGACGGATGCCGAACTTGAGCTGATCGAGGGTTCGTCGGAGTTCGTCGGCATGACCCTGGGCCGCTACCGGGTGCTCAAGCAGGTCCGCTTGACGACGACGGGGGTCATCTACCGGGCCCTGGACACCCAGCTCGACCGGATCGTCGAGATCAAGGTCCTGCCCCGGGACTACGCCGAGGACGAGTACCGCCGGCGGACCTTCCGCGAGGAGATCAGCCTGGCGGCCGGACTGGAGCACGCCAACATCCTGCCGGTCCATGACTTCGGCCGGGTGGGGGACAACTTCTTCGTCGTCACCAAGCACGCCGACGGCCATTCCCTGGCCCGACACATCGAGAAACGGGCCCCCCTGGCGCCGGTGGAGATGCTGCGGATCGGCATCCAGATCGCTTCGGCCCTGGTCTATCTTCACCGCCACTTCATCATTCACGGCCGGTTGTCGGCGGCCAGCTTCATCCTCGATGAATCGGGCCACGTCATGTTGCGCGACGTGGACTTCTACACCTCGCGCCAGTGGCGCGATCCAGGCGTTCCCCTGACTTCGGAAGAGCAATCGGAGCGTCGGGAGATGGCCCGGCTCAAGCGGGTCACCGATTACCAGGCCCCCGAGATCGCCGGGGGCGGGCAACCCGACGCCCGCTCCGATATCTACTCCCTCGGCGTGATCCTCTACCATCTGCTGACCGGTCATCTGCCCTTCGACGAGGGCGAGGGCGAGGCCGACGAGTTGACCTTCCGCGGGGTGCCCCTGGCCCTCGAGGAGCTGCTGATCTCGATGCTGCGCCGCGATCCCCTCGAGCGGCTGGAGACGGCGGACGAGGTGCGCGAGGCGCTGCGTCGGGCCTACTCGGTCTCGATCACCTCCCTGGCCGGGGACCAGGAGGTCGCCGAGGAGTTCATCGATTTCTCCCGGCTCAACACGGCCCAGGACGAGGATCGGCACCGTAACGTCGAGGCCCTGCTGGTGTCCCTGAGCCGTGACGTGGACCTGCGTAAACTGGCCCGGCGGCCCGGGGACGAGGAGGCCCTGGAGGCCATCGCCGCCGGTGATCCGGCCCCCCCGCATTCGATCAGCCACCTGAGCTTCTTCTCTGTTCTCGATGACTGTCTGGCGGCGGCGCGCCGCGGCTCGGTGGCCGACGCCCTGTCGATCCTCGACGCCGGGGTTCACCCCGCCGAGGCCGAGGCCCTCGCTGAGACCCACCGCTACCTGAATCGGTTGGCCGAGCGCGAGCGCAACCTCAAGCGGGCGCGCTTCATCCTGGGCAACAACCTGGTGACCGAGTTCCGCCGGGCCGCCGAGAGCTTCCGCCACGCCCTGGAAGAGGACCCGAGCTGTATCGAGGCCCGTGAGGGCCTGGAGCTCCTGGGCGACGTCGGCGAGCTCTGGCAGCCACGGGAGCAACCGCGACGACGGCGCTGGCTCAAGCCCCTGCTGTTCGGCGGCGGCGGCCTGTTCCTGCTGGTCGTCCTGCTGATCATCTTCATCAACCCCAGCCCGGGTGAGCTGGCCGACAACCTGACCCCGCGGGGCCTGCTGCCCGGCGGCCATCAACCCCCCGTCGCCGGAGCCACGACGGCCGTCGAGGCGCTCGAGCTCCCCGCCGAACCCG is a genomic window containing:
- a CDS encoding PQQ-binding-like beta-propeller repeat protein; this encodes MYCPNCGQENPDQARFCRHCGSRMPETPTETTTDAELELIEGSSEFVGMTLGRYRVLKQVRLTTTGVIYRALDTQLDRIVEIKVLPRDYAEDEYRRRTFREEISLAAGLEHANILPVHDFGRVGDNFFVVTKHADGHSLARHIEKRAPLAPVEMLRIGIQIASALVYLHRHFIIHGRLSAASFILDESGHVMLRDVDFYTSRQWRDPGVPLTSEEQSERREMARLKRVTDYQAPEIAGGGQPDARSDIYSLGVILYHLLTGHLPFDEGEGEADELTFRGVPLALEELLISMLRRDPLERLETADEVREALRRAYSVSITSLAGDQEVAEEFIDFSRLNTAQDEDRHRNVEALLVSLSRDVDLRKLARRPGDEEALEAIAAGDPAPPHSISHLSFFSVLDDCLAAARRGSVADALSILDAGVHPAEAEALAETHRYLNRLAERERNLKRARFILGNNLVTEFRRAAESFRHALEEDPSCIEAREGLELLGDVGELWQPREQPRRRRWLKPLLFGGGGLFLLVVLLIIFINPSPGELADNLTPRGLLPGGHQPPVAGATTAVEALELPAEPAAAPAFAGDYVLVSLEGEALAAFSLLTGDEVWRTAGVAGDHPPLVYRGEPREEYRGVLISAGGGRVELRDHEGRLLVQRELESRLAAVPALGAEGQLYVANDLGTVFAFDLSTPGRLLRLWATNLGSLPAGLFPAPSGKRLLVTFTDGQLALYDGYNGAELWTSTRRLPLGGPLTVDYPRPVFDDETIHLTVGDRYLAFDRTTGAVVEELQLSAGTLGNACLHEGSVFFASGGGTVFRLVPGTEPTVYSEELEVELTLERPLICGTELFFRRADGQLQAVNTSTLGPVPRELPVADYPLAVSRGNAYLVDGRTVYRLSAQPEDR